The Tepidibacter aestuarii genome contains a region encoding:
- a CDS encoding stalk domain-containing protein has protein sequence MKKKLRIILCTMIIMSLYISSCFALEVEVSVKINDNFVKSDQKNVLINDRVFVLGRFVAEALNGQVTWDEETKSMIIDYEGKKMKLTADSDVAYIDSKEYKMDSKPFLRGGRMYIPVRFISENLNCDINWVHETFTVDIKKENLVVSEGKFEQRPYTDEEMRLLAKIIQVESGNTKLEGRLGVANVVLNRVKSDRFPNNIKDVVYQRGQFPPAHKASFKTIKPSNLSNIAAKKALEGVNNIENCLFFNSRPFKSKKNSLYKIINGEYFYK, from the coding sequence ATGAAAAAAAAGCTAAGGATAATACTTTGTACGATGATTATCATGTCTTTGTATATAAGTTCATGCTTCGCGCTTGAAGTAGAAGTTAGTGTGAAGATAAATGATAATTTCGTTAAGAGTGATCAAAAAAATGTACTGATTAACGATAGAGTGTTTGTGCTTGGAAGATTTGTTGCAGAAGCTTTAAATGGACAAGTTACATGGGATGAAGAGACTAAAAGTATGATAATTGATTATGAAGGAAAGAAAATGAAATTAACAGCAGACAGTGATGTGGCATACATAGATTCAAAAGAATATAAAATGGATTCAAAGCCCTTTTTAAGAGGAGGAAGAATGTACATACCGGTTAGATTTATTTCTGAAAATCTAAACTGTGATATTAATTGGGTACATGAGACTTTTACTGTGGATATAAAAAAAGAAAATCTAGTAGTTTCTGAAGGCAAATTTGAACAAAGACCGTACACCGATGAAGAAATGAGATTACTTGCAAAAATTATACAGGTAGAGTCGGGAAATACAAAGCTAGAAGGACGATTAGGAGTAGCTAATGTAGTTCTTAATAGAGTTAAGAGTGATAGATTTCCAAATAATATAAAGGATGTTGTGTATCAACGAGGACAATTTCCTCCAGCTCATAAGGCATCGTTTAAGACAATAAAGCCTAGTAATCTAAGTAATATAGCAGCTAAAAAAGCATTGGAAGGTGTAAATAATATTGAAAATTGCTTGTTTTTTAATTCAAGACCTTTCAAAAGTAAGAAGAATAGTTTATACAAAATAATAAATGGTGAATATTTTTATAAATAA
- a CDS encoding cytochrome c biogenesis CcdA family protein, with protein MGVENVSLSIAFGAGFVSFFSPCILPLIPAYIMYITGISARDELGNNKVLVLTRTLGFIIGFTIVFMIMGTSASFLGKIFIRNKEIFSKISGGLIVLFGLKMMGILNLNFLDMQKKLKTSMKATSWFGSILMGIAFAAGWTPCFGPVLASILIYAGNSNTISKGVYLLLVYSIGMAIPFILTALFIDMFSKFFNSTKKFMIYIPKISGFIMVVFGILIILNKVVDISRLLI; from the coding sequence ATGGGAGTTGAAAATGTTTCTTTATCTATAGCATTTGGAGCAGGTTTTGTGTCTTTTTTTTCGCCTTGTATATTACCACTTATACCGGCATATATTATGTACATAACAGGTATTAGTGCTAGAGATGAGCTTGGTAACAATAAAGTACTCGTTTTAACAAGAACGCTAGGGTTTATAATTGGATTTACAATTGTATTTATGATAATGGGAACATCTGCTAGTTTCTTAGGGAAAATATTCATAAGAAATAAAGAGATTTTCTCAAAAATAAGTGGTGGATTGATAGTATTATTTGGACTTAAAATGATGGGGATTTTAAACTTAAATTTCCTAGATATGCAAAAAAAATTAAAGACTAGTATGAAAGCGACTAGTTGGTTTGGATCTATATTAATGGGAATAGCATTTGCAGCTGGATGGACACCATGCTTTGGCCCTGTGCTTGCATCTATACTTATATACGCAGGAAATAGTAATACTATTTCTAAAGGAGTATATTTATTATTAGTTTATTCTATAGGAATGGCTATACCGTTTATATTGACTGCTTTGTTTATAGATATGTTTAGTAAGTTTTTTAATAGTACAAAAAAGTTTATGATATATATACCTAAAATAAGCGGGTTTATTATGGTTGTATTTGGGATATTAATAATTTTAAATAAGGTTGTTGATATAAGTAGGTTGTTGATATAA
- a CDS encoding TlpA family protein disulfide reductase gives MNKKLIVIILGIALFVGGIYTFNRQNNIKQDVSNNTVQENTDKENTDKENIDEQSQELAVGKIAPSFTLKDLNGEEVSLSDYEGKIVLINFWATWCGYCDKEMPDLQKLHKENEDLVVLGVDVRESKEKVKSYIDKGNYDFPVLLDEKGETSITYLVSAFPTSYFVDKNGILLGAVQGMMTYDKMNNILEQIRERE, from the coding sequence ATGAATAAAAAGTTGATTGTTATAATTTTGGGTATAGCTTTGTTTGTTGGAGGTATTTATACTTTTAATAGGCAAAATAATATTAAACAGGATGTAAGTAATAATACAGTTCAAGAAAATACTGATAAAGAAAATACTGATAAAGAAAACATAGATGAGCAATCTCAAGAATTAGCTGTTGGAAAGATTGCACCTAGTTTTACACTTAAGGATCTGAATGGAGAAGAAGTGTCATTATCTGATTATGAAGGAAAAATAGTTCTTATAAATTTTTGGGCTACATGGTGTGGATACTGTGATAAGGAAATGCCTGATTTACAAAAGCTACATAAGGAAAATGAAGATTTGGTTGTTCTTGGTGTAGATGTTAGAGAAAGCAAAGAAAAGGTTAAATCATATATTGATAAAGGAAACTATGATTTTCCAGTTTTGCTTGATGAAAAGGGAGAAACGTCCATCACTTACTTAGTTAGTGCTTTTCCTACATCATATTTCGTAGATAAAAATGGTATTTTATTAGGCGCAGTTCAAGGTATGATGACGTATGATAAAATGAATAATATATTAGAACAAATAAGAGAGCGTGAATAA
- a CDS encoding lamin tail domain-containing protein, whose amino-acid sequence MKKNLNIQALMCFITAMLLLNGCSNTDENIVLDEEQVKSEEVLITEDSLEGNKLIEVDGGNQSGHREPNVVVDIGYGDREYYSYTNEYSQLVKVTSKKITLQDESTEPVLSTGRYYYDEAKVPGVESPTLDEGHVIADSLGGVSNAYNITPQESTLNRHGDQAYMEKVIREAGGCTDFVAVITYPNTNTQIPNHYSYTYTINGNVVHDEFDNVNPDEVNAKLETNVSTENQTNTTSKELMITALDKKAEYIVITNSGSKPVDLTGWKIVSVRGNQSFTFPKFTLDSNSSVKVGDSAKNSDVELHWLDDKGTWSNSKSDPAELYNTKGKLVDRFDD is encoded by the coding sequence TTGAAGAAAAATTTAAACATACAAGCGCTTATGTGCTTTATAACAGCTATGCTACTTTTAAATGGATGTAGTAATACTGATGAGAATATTGTTTTAGATGAAGAACAAGTAAAAAGCGAAGAAGTATTGATAACAGAAGATTCACTTGAAGGAAATAAATTAATCGAAGTTGATGGTGGGAATCAATCAGGCCATAGAGAGCCTAACGTTGTTGTAGATATAGGATATGGTGATAGAGAATATTATTCTTATACGAATGAGTATAGTCAGTTGGTTAAAGTAACATCTAAGAAAATTACTTTGCAGGATGAATCTACTGAGCCTGTTCTATCAACTGGAAGATATTATTACGATGAAGCAAAAGTACCTGGAGTAGAAAGTCCAACTTTGGATGAAGGTCATGTTATAGCTGATTCTCTTGGTGGTGTTTCAAATGCATATAATATAACACCCCAAGAAAGCACACTTAACAGACATGGCGATCAAGCTTATATGGAAAAAGTTATCAGAGAGGCTGGTGGTTGTACAGATTTTGTTGCTGTTATAACTTACCCAAATACAAACACTCAGATACCAAATCATTATAGTTACACATACACAATTAATGGAAATGTTGTCCATGATGAATTTGACAATGTGAATCCAGATGAAGTCAATGCAAAATTAGAAACAAATGTATCAACTGAGAACCAAACAAATACGACGAGTAAAGAACTAATGATTACTGCTCTGGATAAAAAAGCTGAATATATTGTAATTACAAATTCAGGAAGTAAGCCAGTGGATCTTACAGGGTGGAAGATTGTATCAGTAAGAGGTAATCAGTCTTTTACATTTCCGAAATTCACTTTAGATTCAAATTCATCTGTAAAGGTTGGCGACTCTGCTAAAAACTCAGATGTAGAACTTCATTGGCTTGATGACAAAGGTACTTGGAGCAATAGCAAAAGCGATCCTGCAGAGTTATATAACACTAAAGGCAAACTTGTTGATAGATTCGATGATTAA
- a CDS encoding DNA-deoxyinosine glycosylase: MSNIQSFFPIIDSKSKILILGSIPGKESLRQHQYYAYRQNQFWKIIYTLFDTPIDDDYENRILFLKKNNIALWDVIESCYREGSLDSNIKMEQANDFESLFKNYPNIKYVFFNGLKAYNVFKKKVGFDFEKIEFQRLESTSPANTKKFEYKLDNWSVIKNVK, encoded by the coding sequence ATGTCAAATATACAATCATTTTTTCCTATAATAGACTCTAAGTCCAAAATCTTAATACTAGGTTCTATTCCTGGAAAAGAATCGTTAAGACAACATCAATATTATGCATATCGCCAAAATCAATTTTGGAAAATAATTTACACATTATTCGATACCCCTATTGATGATGATTATGAGAATAGAATATTATTTTTGAAAAAAAATAATATAGCTTTGTGGGATGTTATAGAATCATGCTATCGAGAGGGAAGTCTTGATTCAAATATTAAAATGGAACAAGCTAATGATTTTGAATCTCTGTTTAAGAATTATCCAAACATAAAATATGTATTTTTCAATGGATTAAAGGCATATAACGTATTCAAGAAGAAAGTAGGATTTGATTTTGAAAAGATTGAGTTTCAAAGATTAGAATCTACGAGCCCTGCTAATACTAAAAAATTTGAATACAAGTTAGATAATTGGAGTGTAATTAAAAATGTTAAATAA